The following are encoded in a window of Vicia villosa cultivar HV-30 ecotype Madison, WI unplaced genomic scaffold, Vvil1.0 ctg.000655F_1_1, whole genome shotgun sequence genomic DNA:
- the LOC131630181 gene encoding uncharacterized protein LOC131630181, whose amino-acid sequence MAPPKPPQPTPQEIIEQAVQTSNTQLANAVDQIHSDLDERFVFVQSDLDKTHQNLQKITTRMDNDRQISDTRYDSIMSTLQKLLLQQPAATTAATNPTPSGMKTVISPIPTLASPLSGIASTSTTPPCTTTTIPFSLGTSQIPSFPYNPHTHVSTAFTPYTFIPTSLPPPSPYNIPFPNPHTYSPPTNLPPLPPFRSPKLELSLFDGSNPLEWLFQADQFFGFYNMPPENRLSMMSFYMKGDALGWFKWMHHNRLLTDWASFTRALELRFGPSTFANHQAELFKLKQTNSVVEYQAAFEKLGNQVVGLSHDAILNYFISGLIPEIQNEIAIHKPTSISQAIGLSKLIESKLRESKPKYNKPFPSPFPKPPTQPTPPIPSTPPKTNTTIQPNKFPIRRLSNAQLQERRAQGLCFNCDQKFIAGHKCSAGKFLLLLVDEDEILQQDTSLHESEHESKPVFHSEQEETYFQLSPQAACGHLSPKTLKFRGSIFGLPVTVLIDTGSTHNILQPRIAHHLKLQTTPIPNFSVMVGNGSKLNCSGLCQQVPLTLQDNLFTISFHLLPIEGADIVLGMEWLRTLGPLKADFSIPKLSFTYNNNDITITGDSKTLPTPSSFHQICHLLHNDLIPSLHLLICQPTPAQDTLPSPSNPDLFDSLPSSIPPQITTLLKSFPKVFHKPHGLPPSRPHDHHIPLLPNTTPVNVKPYRYPHSQKDAMTVLIQDMLAEGIIKPSQSPYSSPVLLVRKKDGSWRFCVDYRALNAVTVRDRFPIPTIDEIFDELGSATIFSKIDLRSGYHQIRVTPADTHKTAFRTFDGHYEFLVMPFGLTNAPSSFQSAMNDLLRPFLRRFVLVFFDDILIYSSCLTDHAHHLSLILNLLSVNQFYAKLSKCVFAVPSVDYLGHIISSNGVTPDPTKIQAIMDWPRPRSLTTLRGFLGLTGFYRRFVRHYASLAAPLTDLLRHSKFTWNESAEAAFTNLKHKMTSTPVLCLPDFSKLFVIETDASGIAVGAVLSQQGHPLAFFSKKLCNRMQASSVYVREMYAITESIKKWRQYLIGRQFRIYTDQRSLKNLLVQTIQTPEQQKWAAKLQGFQFEIFYKPGKQNQVADALSRVQHEDESLLLSISSPVPLLFTQLVDFYRKTTEGQDLITKAKTESIIYQFKNDILYYKDRVFIPSVRDLRRAIIREYHSTPVAGHSGVQPTLSRLSASFLWPGIYKDVELFVKECQTCQHSKYMPKKKQGLLQPLEIPLQVWDELSMDFITHLPSSFGHTAIWVICDRLTKYVHLIALPTSFTARDLARRFSTEICRLHGIPRSIVSDRDPLFLSSFWKELFRIQGTTLKFSSAYHPETDGQTEVMNRCLEAYLRCFTSDNLNQWFNYLHLAEYWHNSAYHSATKMSPFEALYGREPPSFPQYLKGTTSIPDLDINLQHRQELLSTLRSNLERARKRMTEQANKKRMDCTFNVGDLVLLRLQPYRQSSVHRRTSQKLSHRYFGPFPIRRRIGPVAYDLELPPTSRIHSVFHVSQLRAFHGDNSSGKFIPLPPDLPSFTDTEPRMENVIEVQKRNTQRDLDVFELGEKDTSENGRATEKTQQRFGSSKLNGTNETLKHTSHLAGVEVTLTHMGNSTAPPVPKVETVTKSPPLNSLDSSALQSSPLDFSTSSVHKSREASTQIPKIATSIPAGPHANGITNAMPASPMRSSTSNNWASAFQRTNTPFDSNLEDKVVIGPESSDRRPKRIIKRPSYLSDYMLN is encoded by the coding sequence ATGGCTCCTCCCAAACCACCCCAACCCACACCTCAAGAGATTATTGAACAAGCTGTTCAAACCTCTAACACACAGCTGGCTAATGCAGTAGATCAAATTCATTCAGATCTGGATGAAAGGTTTGTTTTTGTGCAGTCAGATCTGGATAAAACACACCAGAATCTGCAGAAAATCACCACCAGAATGGACAATGACCGGCAGATTTCAGACACGCGATATGACTCTATTATGTCCACACTACAAAAGCTGCTGCTACAGCAACCTGCTGCCACTACAGCCGCCACCAACCCTACACCCTCAGGTATGAAAACTGTAATCTCACCTATTCCTACACTAGCCTCACCCCTGTCCGGTATTGCATCCACTTCCACAACCCCTCCCTGCACCACCACAACCATCCCCTTTTCGTTGGGAACCTCACAAATTCCCTCTTTCCCGTATAACCCCCACACTCATGTTTCCACTGCCTTCACTCCTTACACTTTTATTCCGACCAGCCTACCCCCACCTTCCCCTTATAATATTCCGTTTCCAAACCCCCATACTTACTCACCACCAACAAATCTGCCACCTTTGCCCCCATTTCGCTCTCCCAAACTAGAACTTTCTTTGTTTGATGGGTCAAATCCCTTAGAGTGGCTATTCCAGGCAGATCAGTTTTTTGGATTTTATAATATGCCCCCGGAAAATCGATTGTCTATGATGTCCTTTTATATGAAGGGTGATGCTCTTGGTTGGTTTAAATGGATGCATCATAATCGCTTACTTACTGATTGGGCTTCTTTTACTAGAGCATTAGAATTAAGATTTGGACCTTCTACTTTTGCAAATCACCAAGCAGAATTATTTAAGCTTAAACAAACTAATTCTGTTGTGGAATATCAAGCAGCTTTTGAAAAATTGGGCAACCAAGTTGTTGGGTTATCACATGATGCAATACTAAATTATTTTATCTCAGGCCTTATTCCAGAAATCCAGAATGAAATTGCTATACATAAACCCACATCTATTTCTCAGGCTATTGGGCTTTCTAAACTCATTGAATCTAAACTAAGAGAGTCCAAACCAAAATATAACAAGCCTTTTCCCAGCCCATTTCCTAAACCGCCTACCCAACCAACCCCACCTATTCCATCTACACCCCCCAAAACCAATACCACCATTCAGCCCAACAAATTTCCCATTCGACGCCTATCAAATGCCCAACTTCAAGAGCGTCGCGCCCAAGGCTTATGTTTTAATTGCGATCAGAAATTCATCGCCGGTCATAAGTGCTCTGCTGGAAAATTCCTTTTATTATTGGTGGATGAGGACGAAATACTACAACAAGACACTAGTTTACATGAGTCTGAACATGAGTCTAAACCAGTTTTCCACTCAGAACAGGAAGAAACCTATTTCCAGCTATCACCCCAAGCTGCTTGTGGACACTTATCTCCCAAAACCCTCAAATTTCGTGGCAGTATTTTTGGCTTACCAGTCACTGTTTTAATTGATACAGGGAGTACACACAACATCCTCCAACCTCGTATTGCCCATCACCTAAAACTCCAAACTACCCCTATCCCTAACTTTTCGGTTATGGTAGGTAACGGTTCTAAATTAAACTGTTCAGGACTTTGCCAACAAGTTCCTCTCACCCTCCAAGACAACTTGTTCACTATTTCGTTCCACTTACTTCCTATAGAGGGGGCAGATATCGTTCTTGGGATGGAATGGTTGCGTACTCTTGGTCCACTCAAGGCTGACTTTTCAATTCCCAAGCTCTCCTTCACTTACAATAACAACGACATCACCATTACAGGTGACTCTAAAACACTACCCACACCCTCTTCATTTCATCAAATCTGCCATCTCCTCCACAATGATTTAATACCATCCTTACACCTTTTGATTTGCCAACCCACCCCTGCCCAAGATACCCTCCCTTCTCCCTCAAATCCAGACCTCTTTGACTCTTTACCTTCGTCCATTCCCCCACAAATCACCACTCTTCTCAAATCCTTTCCAAAAGTCTTTCACAAACCTCACGGATTACCACCATCACGCCCTCATGACCATCATATCCCTCTTTTACCTAATACCACCCCTGTCAACGTAAAACCTTACAGATACCCCCATTCCCAAAAAGATGCTATGACAGTTTTAATTCAAGACATGCTTGCTGAGGGAATAATTAAGCCCAGCCAAAGTCCCTACTCTTCCCCAGTTCTATTGGTTCGAAAAAAAGATGGCAGCTGGAGATTTTGCGTTGACTACAGAGCACTAAACGCTGTTACTGTTAGAGACCGTTTTCCTATCCCGACCATAGATGAAATCTTTGATGAACTAGGATCAGCAACTATTTTTTCCAAGATCGATCTTCGATCTGGTTATCATCAAATTAGGGTTACACCGGCGGATACACACAAGACAGCGTTTCGCACGTTTGATGGACactatgagtttttggtgatgcctTTTGGGCTAACTAATGCTCCTAGCTCTTTTCAATCGGCTATGAACGACCTACTACGGCCGTTCCTACGacggtttgttttagttttttttgacgACATTTTGATCTATAGTTCTTGTTTAACTGACCATGCCCATCATTTATCCTTAATTCTTAATTTACTATCAGTTAACCAATTTTATGCAAAATTATCCAAATGTGTTTTCGCTGTTCCTAGTGTTGATTATCTAGGTCATATCATTTCAAGTAATGGTGTCACCCCCGATCCTACAAAAATTCAAGCAATCATGGATTGGCCTCGACCACGTTCTCTCACGACTCTTAGGGGCTTCCTCGGACTCACCGGTTTCTATAGACGCTTTGTGCGCCACTACGCCTCTCTCGCCGCTCCTCTCACCGATTTATTAAGACATTCAAAGTTTACATGGAATGAATCTGCCGAAGCAGCATTTACAAATTTAAAGCATAAAATGACTTCCACTCCCGTCTTGTGCCTTCCTGATTTTTCCAAGCTTTTTGTCATTGAAACGGATGCTTCTGGCATTGCAGTGGGTGCAGTCTTGTCTCAGCAGGGTCATCCGTTAGCTTTCTTCAGCAAGAAACTCTGCAACAGAATGCAGGCATCATCAGTCTATGTCCGAGAAATGTATGCCATAACTGAATCAATAAAGAAATGGAGACAGTATTTGATAGGGAGACAGTTTCGCATATATACAGACCAAAGAAGCTTAAAAAATCTACTGGTGCAAACAATCCAAACACCCGAACAACAAAAGTGGGCCGCTAAATTGCAGGGTTTTCAATTTGAAATCTTTTACAAACCTGGTAAGCAGAATCAAGTCGCTGATGCTCTGAGCCGTGTTCAGCATGAAGACGAATCTCTTTTGTTATCCATCTCCTCTCCGGTTCCGCTCCTCTTCACCCAGCTTGTTGACTTTTACCGTAAAACAACAGAGGGACAAGACCTCATCACAAAAGCAAAAACCGAATCAATCATCTATCAGTTCAAAAACGACATCTTATACTACAAAGATAGAGTTTTTATACCTTCGGTGAGAGATCTACGTCGTGCAATCATTCGAGAATATCACTCTACACCAGTAGCGGGTCATTCAGGCGTGCAACCCACCTTATCTCGTCTTTCAGCTTCCTTCTTATGGCCTGGTATTTACAAAGATGTCGAACTGTTTGTGAAGGAATGTCAAACCTGCCAACATAGTAAATACATGCCAAAAAAGAAACAAGGGTTACTACAGCCGTTAGAAATCCCTTTGCAGGTATGGGATGAACTATCGATGGACTTTATAACACACTTACCTTCATCATTTGGTCATACGGCCATTTGGGTAATTTGTGACCGCCTGACAAAATATGTCCATCTCATTGCACTACCTACCAGCTTCACGGCTCGCGACCTTGCTAGAAGATTTTCAACTGAGATCTGTCGCTTACACGGGATCCCTCGTTCTATCGTTTCAGACAGAGATCCTTTATTCTTAAGTTCCTTTTGGAAAGAACTTTTCAGAATCCAGGGCACAACCTTAAAGTTCAGTTCAGCCTACCACCCTGAAACAGACGGACAAACAGAGGTTATGAATAGATGTTTAGAGGCTTATTTGAGATGTTTTACAAGTGATAATCTGAACCAATGGTTCAACTACTTACACCTCGCAGAATACTGGCATAACTCCGCTTATCATTCTGCTACCAAGATGTCACCGTTCGAAGCCTTATACGGTAGAGAACCACCTTCTTTTCCCCAATATCTCAAAGGCACTACTTCTATTCCGGATCTGGATATTAACCTGCAACACAGACAAGAACTCCTTAGCACCTTAAGATCTAACCTCGAACGAGCACGGAAACGAATGACGGAACAAGCTAATAAAAAACGGATGGACTGTACCTTTAACGTTGGAGATCTTGTGCTCTTGCGTCTTCAACCATATCGCCAAAGTAGTGTTCATCGTCGCACCTCTCAGAAACTTTCCCACCGCTACTTTGGTCCCTTTCCGATTCGACGCCGTATCGGCCCGGTGGCCTACGATCTCGAGCTTCCACCTACCTCACGCATCCACAGCGTCTTCCACGTTTCACAGCTACGCGCTTTTCACGGAGACAACTCATCTGGTAAATTCATACCACTTCCACCGGATTTGCCATCGTTCACAGACACGGAGCCAAGGATGGAGAACGTGATAGAGGTTCAAAAGAGAAACACACAAAGAGACTTAGATGTTTTTGAGTTAGGAGAGAAGGACACATCTGAGAATGGAAGGGCTACAGAGAAAACACAACAACGCTTTGGGTCTTCAAAGTTAAATGGAACTAATGAAACTCTTAAGCATACTTCTCACTTAGCTGGCGTGGAAGTCACTTTAACTCACATGGGTAACAGTACCGCCCCTCCAGTTCCCAAGGTTGAAACGGTTACTAAATCTCCTCCCTTGAATTCATTGGATTCCTCTGCGCTTCAATCTAGTCCGTTGGATTTTTCTACCTCCTCTGTCCATAAGTCACGCGAAGCTTCCACACAGATTCCCAAAATTGCCACTTCAATTCCAGCTGGCCCGCATGCAAATGGGATTACCAACGCAATGCCAGCTAGCCCTATGCGGTCTTCCACTTCCAACAATTGGGCCTCAGCTTTTCAGCGGACCAACACCCCTTTTGActccaaccttgaggacaaggttgtcaTTGGGCCAGAAAGTAGTGATAGAAGGCCCAAACGAATTATTAAAAGGCCCAGCTATCTAAGTGATTACATGttgaattaa